In Rhodospirillales bacterium, a genomic segment contains:
- a CDS encoding fumarate reductase subunit D, giving the protein MAHAKGRSNKAVFWFLFAAGGTVVAFIMPVMVLVTGLGPLGLFDDAFLYENMHGFVSNWLVRLALFGIIVLMLWHAAHRLKVCAHDFGLRAEGPVSLVLYGLALIGTIATAMALLVV; this is encoded by the coding sequence ATGGCGCACGCGAAGGGCAGATCCAACAAGGCCGTCTTCTGGTTCCTGTTCGCCGCCGGCGGCACGGTGGTGGCGTTCATCATGCCCGTCATGGTCCTGGTCACCGGCCTGGGCCCGCTGGGGCTGTTCGACGACGCGTTCCTCTACGAGAACATGCATGGCTTCGTCAGCAACTGGCTGGTCCGCCTCGCGCTGTTCGGAATCATTGTCCTGATGCTGTGGCACGCCGCCCACCGCCTCAAGGTCTGCGCCCACGACTTCGGGCTGCGCGCCGAGGGCCCGGTGTCCCTGGTCCTCTACGGCCTCGCCCTCATCGGCACCATAGCCACCGCCATGGCGCTGCTGGTGGTGTAG
- a CDS encoding DUF4968 domain-containing protein translates to MDIPFVTVRDFTPNHGHWTPIGGISSVARSGNVFNLALEGGGRSLQVSFLSATCFRVRFSPEAKPDYTIEGSPAVVTRDLGPVKLKVVENSSARLVVDTGAMRVDIDLQPYRIRVYRDGQLISADEPSYNLVYIPDAKVVANFKTRPVSAKYCGFGEKAGAQVLKNLFTMTQFNYDNFSYINAPLPPGNDPGPLNPSEALYASIPFMLEINPAPTGDFAGAPYCYGLFFDNGAQSFFNVGSNDYSNMDGKLYFGALFNDLDYYFMLGGAVVDVLDQYTTLTGRGPMPPKYVFGFHQGGYGYYDRAHLEAVADAYRSNRIPCDGLHIDVDFQNNYRTFTHSEMKFPNAAEMMDGLHQKGFKCSTNITPLVTKNELDENGRLAPYAQRQALMQAGALIFNTYAGQGPNRNLFVGRVNYGENNGSNPYQYPPLKPNAQGMTPLGASGNYPDLGRADVRDVWGQQYAHLINDLGMDMIWQDMMCPALDGNVFRYGTFPLDLMINNDVTYVPNGVDHNLYGLFLLMATWNGLNKLRADRRNFIIARGGYAGMHRYAALWTGDSASSWDFLAINVPEVLNIGLSGVPISGCDIGGFANGSGSTSGFYVENGQVKGGITNYELLTRWMQVGSFLPWYRNHYNGYTKEFQEPYRYGEPVPTNCRKYVELRYRMLQIYYDAMYEWTQTGMPIARALFLNDPGDPAVYDHLADQFFVGKNFLVAPILFQAITASPPRAAARDIYLPAGSEWYGFADNQAPLSAAVAGGTTVIDYHADLDLVPIYVRAGAILPMRSVVEQYVGELKENPLDITVYPGPDDDYLLYQDDGLTTEAETAGAYRTTRIGHRTVSGGRSVRLERLVDAYTPPESYYTIRFLATARPNSVTLGSNALPDAHSASGLAAATSDVYFWDAGLETTVVKVFDTLKDVTVTVRT, encoded by the coding sequence ATGGACATTCCATTCGTAACGGTTCGCGATTTCACACCCAACCACGGCCACTGGACGCCGATCGGCGGCATCTCCTCGGTCGCGCGTAGCGGCAACGTTTTCAACCTGGCGCTCGAAGGCGGAGGACGAAGCCTTCAGGTCTCTTTTCTGTCGGCGACCTGCTTTCGCGTCCGCTTCAGCCCGGAGGCGAAACCCGACTACACGATCGAGGGGTCGCCCGCCGTGGTCACCCGCGACCTGGGCCCGGTCAAGCTCAAGGTCGTCGAGAATTCCAGTGCGCGGCTGGTGGTCGACACCGGGGCGATGCGGGTCGACATCGACCTGCAGCCCTATCGAATTCGCGTCTATCGCGACGGTCAGCTGATCTCGGCGGACGAACCCAGCTACAACCTCGTTTACATTCCTGATGCGAAGGTCGTCGCCAACTTCAAGACCCGGCCGGTCAGCGCAAAATACTGTGGCTTCGGAGAAAAGGCAGGTGCGCAGGTTCTCAAAAACCTGTTCACGATGACCCAGTTCAACTACGACAACTTCTCCTACATTAATGCGCCGCTGCCGCCAGGCAATGACCCGGGCCCGCTCAATCCCAGCGAGGCGCTGTACGCATCGATTCCATTCATGTTGGAGATCAATCCTGCCCCGACGGGGGATTTTGCCGGTGCGCCATACTGTTACGGTCTGTTCTTTGACAATGGCGCGCAGTCTTTCTTCAACGTCGGTTCGAATGATTATTCAAACATGGACGGAAAGCTCTACTTCGGAGCCCTGTTCAACGACCTCGACTACTATTTCATGCTCGGCGGCGCGGTGGTCGACGTCCTCGACCAGTACACCACCCTGACAGGGCGAGGACCGATGCCACCCAAGTATGTGTTCGGGTTTCACCAGGGCGGCTACGGCTACTACGACCGGGCCCACCTGGAGGCGGTGGCCGACGCCTACCGATCGAACCGGATTCCGTGCGACGGCCTTCATATCGACGTCGACTTCCAGAACAACTACCGCACCTTCACCCACAGCGAGATGAAGTTCCCGAACGCGGCCGAGATGATGGATGGTCTCCACCAGAAAGGCTTCAAGTGCTCGACCAACATCACCCCGTTGGTCACTAAAAACGAACTCGATGAAAACGGCCGCCTCGCGCCGTATGCCCAGCGCCAGGCGCTGATGCAGGCGGGGGCGCTGATCTTCAATACGTATGCGGGTCAGGGCCCCAACCGGAACCTGTTCGTCGGCCGCGTCAATTACGGCGAGAACAACGGCTCCAATCCCTACCAGTATCCCCCGTTAAAGCCCAATGCCCAGGGCATGACGCCGCTCGGCGCCAGCGGCAACTATCCCGACCTGGGTCGTGCCGACGTCCGCGATGTCTGGGGCCAGCAGTATGCGCATCTGATCAACGACCTCGGCATGGACATGATCTGGCAGGACATGATGTGCCCGGCGTTGGACGGCAACGTGTTCCGCTACGGGACGTTTCCGCTCGACCTGATGATCAACAACGACGTCACCTACGTCCCGAACGGTGTCGACCACAACCTCTACGGCCTGTTTCTGCTGATGGCCACATGGAACGGCCTGAACAAGCTTCGCGCGGACCGCCGCAATTTTATCATCGCCCGCGGCGGATACGCCGGGATGCATCGTTACGCGGCGCTGTGGACCGGGGATTCCGCTTCGAGTTGGGATTTCCTGGCGATCAACGTGCCGGAAGTGCTCAACATCGGCCTGTCGGGCGTGCCGATCTCCGGCTGCGACATCGGCGGGTTCGCCAACGGCAGCGGAAGTACCAGCGGCTTCTACGTCGAGAACGGCCAAGTCAAGGGCGGCATAACCAATTACGAACTGCTGACCCGCTGGATGCAGGTCGGCTCCTTCCTGCCATGGTATCGGAACCACTACAACGGCTACACCAAGGAGTTTCAGGAGCCTTACCGTTACGGCGAGCCGGTGCCGACCAATTGCCGAAAGTACGTGGAGTTGCGCTACCGGATGCTGCAGATCTATTACGACGCCATGTACGAGTGGACGCAAACCGGCATGCCGATCGCGCGCGCCCTGTTCCTGAACGACCCGGGCGATCCGGCGGTCTACGACCACCTCGCCGATCAGTTCTTCGTCGGCAAGAATTTCCTGGTGGCGCCGATTCTGTTCCAGGCGATCACCGCCTCGCCGCCGAGGGCGGCCGCTCGCGACATCTATCTACCGGCCGGCAGCGAATGGTACGGGTTCGCCGACAACCAGGCCCCGCTTTCGGCGGCGGTCGCGGGCGGCACCACGGTCATCGACTACCACGCAGACCTCGATCTGGTGCCGATCTATGTCCGCGCCGGCGCCATCTTGCCGATGCGCTCGGTGGTCGAGCAGTACGTCGGTGAGTTGAAAGAGAACCCGCTCGACATCACCGTCTATCCCGGGCCGGATGACGACTACCTGCTCTACCAGGACGACGGGCTCACGACAGAGGCCGAGACGGCGGGGGCTTATCGCACCACCCGGATCGGCCATCGCACCGTCTCCGGCGGGAGAAGCGTGCGGCTGGAACGCTTGGTCGACGCCTATACTCCCCCGGAGTCCTACTACACGATCCGATTTCTGGCGACGGCGCGGCCGAACTCGGTCACCCTCGGCTCGAACGCCTTGCCCGACGCCCACTCTGCGTCCGGGTTGGCGGCGGCGACAAGCGATGTCTACTTCTGGGATGCGGGTCTCGAGACCACCGTGGTCAAGGTCTTCGACACCCTAAAGGACGTGACGGTCACGGTACGAACCTGA
- a CDS encoding PAS domain S-box protein, which translates to MGEFRRFALLVFVIIGPLLIAGASGGRAAQAETEEVVAAVARDFYPEYATEADGRPGGFAIDMMNAVAKRAGLSITFRVFETWADLIAALERGDADVVPAVSVTPAREERMLFTRPVVTSTSSLFVRQDTGDIRGLDDLAGRRVGVIRGGVSAEILSERETRARIVPYARLQDMLFALMSGEIDALVSFESSMWKVSERARLADWIKVVGGPMTGVKRAIAVRQDLPALRDRLDAAVADFLGSAAYRELSSRWYAAPPPFWNPVRTTWLAGASVALLLLGMLVWQTRSMAAQDRAFDESVGGQGMLGRPLAVDARIGAVIARGCGLAALALGLAVLLGWAFDVGALKNVLRGLVAMQPWTATAIALAGGALLAATASGRTAVAVSLALAGMVLIIGLQTLLQYATGLDLSADRWLFSSAVTNQTGIPHPGRLAEATSVAFTLLGTMLLLARVRRAWARRVVSIIGAVGLLFMAAPLLGYLIGAGSLQSVALFTPVAVHAALGLVVLFLGALAMRPGAGWIAALFGNTPGATTARMLLPIVVIGPVLLTILFEAGRKAGAYGPEFRLALTTLATIALLAAGVLWSAVRVDRLHRARLAAVEALRDREARYRTAGEAIRYGVWVCNPAGGVEFVSQTFLNLIGKTLDEVKPRGWLDRLPPEDIKPALHAWHQCVRAGSEWTWEHRVKGRDGVWRTILSLGRPVRDDRDRITSWVGFNLDISERKQAEDALRESEARFRGTFENAAVGIANVGTDGAWLRVNQRLCDILGYSRGELLQKTLQELTHPKDLPITLDRFTALIRGEIDTYHLEKRYLHKDGHAVWVDLTSAVQRDHDGNPAYCIAIIEDIGARKRAEEAVRESEIRMRALLDASQDEILLVSTQGEVLAINRTAERRLAKRTGGSNPVGAHLDGLLPQDQVEQRMALVRQVAATATLVHWEAQIRSRWFEFWFYPALRPDEPVSEVAIYAREITEQKRSQADLSKLFQAIQQSPMSVVITDRNGTVEYVNPEFTKVTGYTLAETVGQNSRILKSGHTPPEQYAELWNTICAGDVWRGELLNRKKSGELFWELASIAPVKDGDRITNFVAVKEDITERREVEEQLRQSQKMQAVGQLTGGIAHDFNNLLAIVIGNLQLLEERVGDDAKTREYLHDALWSAKRGGELTHRLLAFARKQPLKPVVIDLNEVVRGTTDLLRRTLGGNVCIKESLAADLWKTFADRGELENALVNLAVNSRDAMRSAGTLTLETRNAVLDADYARQYEEVTPGEYVLLAVADTGAGMSSEIVQRVFEPFFTTKEVGQGSGLGLSMVYGFVKQTGGHVSIYSRVGQGTCVKLYLPRAASSPAGREETSPDVFLADLGTKIVLVVEDEARLRRVAVKMLDRLGLQSLQAASAKDALELLASTHADVLFTDIELPGGINGIELADAAHRLYPKLKVLFTTGYARETTLHGRGSHESAPWLLKPYSHQDLARGLKAVLAPAVH; encoded by the coding sequence ATGGGCGAATTCAGACGCTTCGCTTTGCTCGTCTTCGTCATCATCGGTCCGTTGCTGATTGCCGGTGCTTCTGGCGGGCGCGCGGCGCAGGCCGAAACCGAAGAAGTGGTCGCCGCCGTCGCCCGTGACTTCTACCCCGAGTACGCCACTGAAGCGGACGGCCGTCCGGGCGGCTTCGCCATCGACATGATGAATGCCGTGGCGAAACGAGCCGGCCTGAGCATCACCTTTCGCGTATTCGAAACCTGGGCCGATCTCATCGCGGCGTTGGAGCGTGGTGACGCCGATGTCGTTCCCGCGGTGTCGGTCACCCCGGCGCGCGAAGAGCGCATGCTGTTCACGCGCCCGGTGGTGACGTCGACCTCCTCCCTGTTTGTCCGACAGGATACCGGCGACATTCGCGGCCTGGACGATCTCGCGGGCCGCAGGGTGGGCGTGATCAGAGGCGGGGTGTCGGCGGAAATCCTGAGCGAGCGGGAGACGAGAGCGCGTATCGTGCCGTATGCCCGTCTGCAGGACATGCTGTTCGCCCTGATGTCGGGCGAAATCGACGCCCTCGTCTCGTTCGAGAGCTCGATGTGGAAGGTGAGCGAGAGGGCGCGCCTCGCCGACTGGATCAAGGTCGTGGGTGGTCCCATGACCGGGGTGAAACGCGCCATCGCCGTGCGGCAGGACCTGCCCGCTCTGCGCGACCGGCTGGATGCGGCCGTTGCCGATTTTCTCGGCTCGGCGGCGTACAGGGAGCTCTCCTCCCGGTGGTATGCCGCACCGCCCCCCTTCTGGAACCCCGTGCGCACGACTTGGCTCGCCGGAGCGTCGGTGGCCTTGCTGCTGCTGGGGATGCTCGTTTGGCAGACACGTTCCATGGCCGCTCAGGATCGCGCTTTCGACGAGAGCGTCGGCGGCCAGGGCATGCTTGGGCGTCCGCTCGCTGTCGACGCCAGGATCGGGGCAGTCATCGCGCGGGGATGCGGGCTCGCGGCACTCGCGCTCGGCCTCGCTGTCCTGCTCGGCTGGGCCTTCGATGTCGGAGCGCTGAAGAACGTGCTGCGCGGACTGGTCGCCATGCAGCCGTGGACCGCCACGGCCATCGCCCTCGCCGGCGGAGCATTGCTGGCGGCCACCGCTTCGGGCCGGACCGCGGTTGCGGTCTCCCTGGCTCTGGCCGGCATGGTCTTGATCATCGGCCTGCAGACGCTTCTGCAATACGCGACAGGACTAGACCTCAGCGCCGACCGGTGGCTCTTCTCGAGCGCCGTCACCAACCAGACCGGCATTCCGCACCCGGGACGGCTCGCCGAGGCCACGTCGGTTGCCTTTACGTTGCTCGGTACGATGCTTCTGCTCGCTCGCGTCAGGAGAGCCTGGGCGCGAAGGGTTGTCTCCATCATCGGCGCAGTCGGGCTGCTCTTCATGGCCGCGCCACTTCTAGGCTACCTCATCGGCGCCGGCAGCCTGCAGTCCGTCGCCCTCTTCACGCCCGTCGCCGTGCACGCGGCGCTCGGTCTTGTCGTGCTTTTCCTGGGCGCCTTGGCCATGCGTCCGGGCGCGGGCTGGATCGCGGCGCTCTTCGGCAACACTCCGGGCGCGACCACAGCGCGCATGCTGCTGCCGATTGTCGTCATCGGCCCGGTGCTGCTCACGATCCTGTTCGAGGCCGGCAGGAAAGCCGGTGCGTATGGGCCGGAATTCCGGCTGGCGCTCACCACGCTGGCGACCATTGCGCTTCTTGCGGCCGGCGTATTGTGGAGCGCCGTGCGCGTGGATCGCCTGCATCGCGCCCGACTGGCCGCGGTGGAGGCGCTCAGGGATAGGGAAGCCCGCTATCGCACCGCCGGCGAGGCCATCCGCTATGGCGTTTGGGTGTGCAATCCTGCAGGTGGCGTGGAATTCGTCAGCCAGACATTTCTCAACCTCATCGGCAAGACGCTGGACGAGGTGAAACCGCGAGGATGGTTGGACCGGCTGCCACCCGAAGACATCAAACCTGCCCTGCACGCCTGGCATCAATGCGTCCGCGCCGGTTCCGAGTGGACTTGGGAGCACCGCGTCAAAGGCCGGGACGGTGTCTGGCGCACCATCCTCAGCCTGGGGCGGCCGGTTCGTGATGACCGGGACCGGATTACCTCTTGGGTCGGTTTCAACCTCGACATTTCCGAACGCAAGCAGGCGGAGGATGCTCTGCGCGAGAGCGAGGCGCGCTTTCGCGGCACGTTCGAGAACGCCGCCGTCGGGATCGCCAATGTCGGAACGGACGGCGCCTGGCTGCGGGTCAATCAGCGCCTCTGTGACATCCTCGGGTACAGCCGCGGAGAGCTTCTGCAAAAGACCCTTCAGGAGTTGACGCACCCCAAGGACCTTCCGATCACTCTTGACCGGTTCACCGCCCTGATACGCGGAGAGATCGATACATACCACCTGGAGAAGCGATATCTTCACAAGGATGGTCACGCCGTTTGGGTCGACCTGACGTCCGCGGTCCAACGCGACCATGACGGCAATCCGGCATACTGCATCGCCATCATCGAGGACATCGGCGCCCGCAAGCGCGCGGAGGAAGCAGTGCGCGAGAGCGAAATTCGCATGCGCGCGCTGTTGGACGCGAGCCAGGACGAGATCCTGCTCGTCTCGACGCAGGGCGAGGTTCTCGCCATCAACCGGACTGCGGAGCGCAGGTTGGCCAAGAGGACGGGCGGGTCCAATCCGGTCGGCGCTCACCTCGATGGGCTCCTCCCGCAGGATCAGGTGGAGCAGAGGATGGCCCTTGTCCGGCAGGTCGCCGCGACCGCCACGCTCGTCCATTGGGAGGCGCAGATCCGCTCACGCTGGTTCGAGTTCTGGTTCTATCCCGCCCTTCGGCCCGACGAGCCCGTCTCGGAGGTGGCCATCTATGCGCGGGAGATCACTGAGCAGAAAAGATCGCAGGCGGACCTGAGCAAGCTGTTTCAAGCGATTCAGCAAAGCCCGATGTCGGTCGTCATCACTGATCGGAACGGCACTGTCGAATATGTTAACCCGGAGTTTACCAAGGTCACCGGCTACACGCTGGCGGAAACCGTCGGTCAGAATTCGCGCATTCTCAAGTCCGGACACACGCCGCCTGAGCAATATGCGGAACTATGGAACACGATTTGCGCCGGCGACGTGTGGCGCGGCGAGTTGCTCAACAGAAAGAAGAGCGGCGAGCTGTTTTGGGAGCTCGCATCGATCGCGCCGGTCAAGGATGGAGACAGGATCACCAACTTCGTCGCCGTGAAGGAAGACATTACCGAGCGCCGGGAGGTGGAGGAGCAGCTCCGCCAGTCGCAGAAGATGCAGGCCGTGGGCCAGCTCACCGGCGGCATCGCGCACGATTTCAACAATCTGCTCGCCATCGTCATCGGCAACCTGCAGCTCTTGGAAGAGCGCGTGGGCGACGATGCCAAGACGAGGGAATATCTCCATGATGCGCTTTGGTCGGCAAAGCGCGGCGGCGAGCTGACCCACCGCTTGCTGGCCTTTGCGAGGAAGCAGCCGCTCAAGCCGGTGGTCATCGACCTTAACGAGGTCGTCAGGGGCACGACTGACCTGTTGCGCCGGACGCTGGGTGGGAACGTCTGCATCAAGGAATCCTTGGCTGCCGATCTGTGGAAGACTTTCGCCGACCGCGGAGAACTGGAAAACGCGCTGGTCAATCTCGCGGTGAATTCACGGGACGCGATGCGGAGCGCGGGCACGCTCACGCTGGAGACGCGCAATGCCGTCCTCGACGCGGACTATGCCAGGCAGTACGAGGAGGTGACGCCCGGCGAGTACGTGCTGCTCGCCGTTGCCGACACCGGCGCCGGCATGTCGTCCGAAATTGTGCAGCGGGTGTTCGAGCCGTTCTTCACGACCAAGGAGGTGGGGCAGGGTAGCGGCCTCGGGCTGAGCATGGTCTACGGCTTCGTCAAACAGACCGGCGGACACGTCAGCATCTACAGCCGGGTCGGGCAAGGGACCTGCGTGAAGCTCTACCTGCCGCGGGCGGCATCCTCGCCGGCGGGGCGGGAAGAAACATCCCCGGACGTGTTTCTGGCGGACCTGGGGACCAAGATCGTTCTGGTCGTGGAGGACGAGGCAAGGCTACGCAGGGTGGCGGTGAAGATGCTCGACCGATTGGGGCTGCAGAGTCTGCAGGCGGCATCCGCGAAGGACGCCCTGGAGCTTCTCGCCAGCACCCATGCCGATGTCCTGTTCACCGACATCGAGCTCCCGGGAGGCATCAATGGAATAGAACTGGCGGACGCCGCGCATCGCTTGTACCCGAAGCTCAAGGTGCTGTTCACCACCGGCTATGCCAGGGAGACGACCCTGCATGGGCGGGGCTCCCATGAAAGTGCGCCCTGGCTTCTGAAGCCGTATTCGCACCAGGATCTTGCTCGCGGATTGAAGGCTGTGCTCGCACCCGCCGTGCATTGA
- a CDS encoding response regulator, protein MEMQNNRLLICDDEAAFGRFVNNVAEELGYKVCVTTDGRAFIEAYDSFDPTIIILDMIMPGMDGNELVLWLAEQSCAARLIIITGYTPDYAAHAKVLAEYKGLRPVTTLHKPIEIGELRAALAPGSV, encoded by the coding sequence GTGGAAATGCAGAACAACCGGTTGTTGATCTGCGACGATGAGGCGGCTTTCGGGCGCTTCGTCAACAACGTCGCTGAAGAGCTCGGCTACAAGGTCTGCGTGACGACCGATGGGCGCGCGTTCATCGAGGCGTATGATAGCTTCGATCCTACAATAATCATCCTCGACATGATCATGCCGGGCATGGACGGCAACGAACTGGTGCTCTGGCTTGCGGAGCAGAGCTGCGCGGCGCGTCTGATCATCATCACTGGCTACACTCCGGACTACGCGGCCCACGCCAAGGTGCTGGCGGAGTACAAGGGCCTCAGACCAGTGACAACGTTGCACAAGCCGATCGAAATCGGCGAGCTCCGAGCCGCACTGGCGCCAGGATCCGTCTAG
- a CDS encoding cupin domain-containing protein: protein MKGFVDDIEKLTEENDDFRRVLYTGHNLQLVLMAIQPGDEIGEEVHDDRDQFFRIEAGEGEIWIDGARHKVKADDGVIVPQGARHNVVSTGTEPLRLYTIYGPPEHVDGTIHSTCKEANAAHEHFDGKTTE from the coding sequence ATGAAGGGTTTCGTCGACGATATCGAGAAGCTCACCGAGGAAAATGATGATTTCCGCCGGGTTCTCTACACCGGGCACAATCTCCAGCTCGTTCTGATGGCGATCCAGCCCGGCGACGAGATCGGCGAGGAGGTCCATGACGACCGCGACCAGTTCTTCCGTATCGAGGCGGGCGAGGGAGAGATCTGGATCGACGGGGCCCGCCACAAGGTGAAGGCCGACGACGGCGTCATCGTGCCGCAGGGCGCACGGCACAACGTCGTGAGCACCGGCACGGAGCCGCTCCGGCTCTACACGATCTACGGCCCGCCCGAACATGTCGACGGCACGATCCACAGCACCTGCAAAGAGGCCAACGCGGCGCACGAGCACTTCGACGGAAAAACGACGGAGTAA
- a CDS encoding metalloregulator ArsR/SmtB family transcription factor encodes MDLPRILSALSEPTRLGAMQIIWDGGEHCACELMSRLNATQSRMSRHMGALKAAGLIVDRRDAQWVRYRRNPDLPPSVERIIDAVMAAAETNDKVAA; translated from the coding sequence ATGGACCTCCCACGGATACTGTCGGCGCTGTCCGAGCCGACGCGGCTCGGCGCCATGCAGATCATCTGGGACGGCGGCGAGCATTGCGCGTGCGAGTTGATGAGCCGCCTGAACGCAACCCAGTCTCGGATGTCCCGGCACATGGGTGCGCTCAAGGCCGCCGGACTGATCGTCGATCGGCGGGATGCCCAATGGGTCCGCTATCGTCGCAATCCCGATCTGCCTCCGAGCGTGGAGCGCATCATCGATGCCGTCATGGCAGCGGCGGAGACAAACGACAAGGTAGCAGCATGA
- a CDS encoding permease translates to MSIEAIAARPYEQNRPPLWKWFAGLALALVAWGLAYSQLVRVSEWLVSLMPVDRTSHLGEALAFFFYDTPKVLMLLTLIVFAMGVVRSYFSPEKTRALLAGKREGVANVMAAGLGILTPFCSCSAVPLFIGFVSAGVPLGVTFSFIIAAPMVNEVALGLLFGLVGWKVALTYLGFGLGLAIVAGWVIGRLKLEGWLQDWVKQIHAGGGTFVPDERLAVDDRIRLGIEAVKDIVGRVWIWVIAGIAVGAVIHGYVPAELMARILGADAWWSVPSAVALGIPMYTNAAGVIPIVEALLGKGAALGTTLAFMMSVIALSLPEMIILRKVLTLRLIAVFVGVVGTGILAVGFLFNMLFH, encoded by the coding sequence ATGAGCATCGAGGCGATTGCCGCCCGCCCTTACGAGCAGAACCGCCCTCCTCTATGGAAATGGTTCGCGGGCCTTGCTCTCGCTCTCGTCGCGTGGGGGCTTGCCTACAGCCAGCTCGTTCGGGTGTCGGAGTGGCTGGTTTCGCTGATGCCCGTGGATCGCACGAGCCATCTTGGCGAGGCGCTCGCCTTCTTTTTCTACGATACGCCCAAGGTGCTGATGTTGCTGACGCTCATTGTCTTCGCCATGGGCGTCGTGCGCAGCTACTTCTCGCCCGAAAAAACGCGGGCCCTCCTCGCCGGCAAGCGCGAGGGCGTCGCCAACGTGATGGCAGCCGGTCTCGGCATCCTGACGCCGTTCTGCTCGTGCTCCGCGGTTCCGCTGTTCATCGGTTTCGTTTCGGCCGGCGTCCCTCTCGGGGTGACCTTTTCGTTTATCATCGCCGCGCCGATGGTGAACGAGGTTGCGCTCGGGCTCCTGTTCGGCCTGGTCGGTTGGAAGGTCGCCCTCACCTATCTGGGCTTCGGGCTCGGCCTCGCCATCGTCGCCGGCTGGGTCATCGGCCGACTCAAGCTCGAAGGCTGGCTGCAGGACTGGGTCAAGCAGATCCATGCCGGCGGTGGGACGTTCGTTCCAGACGAACGACTGGCCGTCGACGACCGGATCAGGCTTGGCATCGAGGCGGTCAAGGACATCGTCGGCAGGGTCTGGATCTGGGTCATCGCCGGTATCGCCGTCGGCGCAGTGATCCACGGCTACGTTCCGGCCGAGCTGATGGCCCGGATCCTTGGGGCGGATGCCTGGTGGTCGGTGCCGTCGGCGGTCGCCCTCGGCATTCCCATGTACACCAACGCGGCCGGAGTCATCCCGATCGTCGAGGCGCTGCTCGGCAAGGGAGCCGCCCTCGGCACGACGCTCGCATTCATGATGTCCGTGATCGCCCTGTCGCTGCCGGAAATGATCATCCTGCGCAAGGTTCTGACCCTCCGCCTGATCGCCGTGTTCGTCGGCGTCGTCGGCACGGGCATCCTCGCCGTCGGTTTCCTCTTCAACATGCTTTTCCACTGA
- a CDS encoding thioredoxin family protein, which translates to MKDVKVLGPGCKRCEAAEAMVRDAASRLGIDVTVEKVTDYAEIARFGVASTPGIVIDGKVVHAGGLPQEGALEKWLQS; encoded by the coding sequence GTGAAGGACGTTAAAGTGCTCGGCCCCGGCTGCAAGCGCTGCGAGGCCGCCGAAGCGATGGTCAGGGATGCCGCATCGAGGCTCGGCATCGACGTCACGGTCGAGAAGGTGACCGACTATGCCGAAATCGCGCGATTCGGCGTCGCCTCGACGCCCGGAATCGTCATCGACGGCAAAGTCGTCCATGCCGGCGGCTTGCCGCAAGAAGGCGCCCTCGAGAAATGGCTGCAGTCCTGA